CTGGCAATAACCTTTTCCGTGGCTGCCGCACTCGCCGTAGGCACAGGGCTCCCGGCCCAAGCCGTCCAGAACGTTCCGGCGCCGGGACTGCAGGCAGAGCCCGCCGTGCCGCCGTTCTACCAAACACCCGAAGCGCTGCCGGCGAACAACGGCGCCCTGATCCGCCACGAGCCATCCGTTTTCTACCTGGACCCGCTGAAAGCGCTGAAAGCACCGGCGACCGTGGAACGCATCATGTATCGAAGCACCGACTCGCAGGGGCAGCCGATGGCCGTCACCGGAACCGTGCTTGTTCCCAAGACCACCTGGACCGGCAAGGGCGAAAGGCCCATGGTCTCCTACGCCGTCGGCACCCAGGGACTTGGGGATCAATGCGCTCCATCGAGAAAGCTCGCAGCCGGTCAAGAGTATGAAGGAATCTTCATCAAGGGGTTGCTCAGTCGTGGGTACGCTGTGGTCGTCACCGACTACGAAGGTCTCGGCACTGAAGGGGTACACACCTATCTGAACCGTGCTTCGCAGGGCCAAGCCGTTCTCGATGCAGCGCGGGCCGCACAGCAGCTGGGTACGCCCGGTCTGCCGACCAACGGGCCCATCGCCCTTGCCGGATACTCTCAGGGCGGTGGCGCTTCGGCGTCTGCAGCCGAACTCGCCCCCGCGTACGCACCAGAACTAGACCTCCGCGGAGCTTACGTGGGTGCACCGCCATCGGACCTTTCGAACGTGGGAGCGTACATCGACGGAGGCCTCTACACGGGATTCCTGCTCTACGCCCTGAATGGCATTGCATCCGGATATGACCTGGATATGACGTCCTACCTCAACGAGAACGGGCAAGCAACACTCGCGGCGAACCAGCGCAGCTGCACGATCGAAGGCATAGCCGACCACGCCTTCCTCAACACGGCCACGCTCACCACGTCCGGAAAGAAACTCAGCACTACTGTTCAGGTGGAACCCCTCAAGTCCATCCTTAAGGAGCAGTTACTCGCAAACGGCCGCAAACCCTCAGTTCCCGTCCTGCTCTCCCAAAGCCTCCTCGATGACGCCATCCCCTATGCTCAGGCACGGGACGTCGCTGAGCGGTGGTGCGACCAAGGCGCAACTGTAGCGATGGACACAACAGCCGGACCTACGCACATCGGCGGCTACGTGGCTGCTATCCCTCGGGCATTCGTGTTCCTCCAGGCACGGTTCGCCGGTCATCGGCCGGTCTCCAGTTGCTGGCGCCTCTAGTTACTGAAGATCGCGTTCTATCGGCATGGTCTCGTGCACGATCGGACTGATCTGACCGCTCTCTGGTTCCAGCTCGCTTGGGACCAGAGGGGAGGTCAGGAGAAGGTTATCCGCTGCCGGAAAGCCTCCGACCGTTGAGCTACTGGAGGCTGAACTAACGCCCTCTTGGTCCTCTGCCGAACGCCGCAGCTGCTTGCTTACGGATGACATGGACTCGGCGGCGCCATGGATTCTCGGTGCAATGTCGGTATTCCACAGGGTGCGGAACTTTACGGCGTCCGGGCCACTCCACTGGCATTCCTCCAGTTTGCGGCTGATGATGCGCTGAAGCTGAACGAGCTCTAACGAGCCCTGGGTGGCTGACTTTGCCAACGTCCTGAGCTGATCGGGATTCGATCCGAACATGCCTGATCCGGCCACCGTGAAGTTCCTTCCCCAAATAGATGGTCTAGAAACAAATTACGGGTCTATGCCCGGACGTGCAATGGGCCCTACTCCCCATATGTTCTTTCAGACGGGCGCGCACCTATTGCCTGTCGGCCCTGTTAGCTAGGATGGGCGGTAGTCAAGCAGGTCCTGCCGACCTGACCATTTTCAGCACGAGGAGTCAGCATGCCCATTGCAACCCCTGAAATCTACGGCGAGATGATCGACCGGGCCAAGGAGGACGGCTTTGCCTATCCGGCCGTGAATGTCACGTCCTCCCAGACTCTCTGCGCTGCTTTGCAGGGCTTTGCCGACGCCGGATCGGATGGCATTGTGCAGGTTTCCACCGGTGGCGGTGCGTACTGGTCCGGCGCCGGCTTGAAGGA
This region of Arthrobacter roseus genomic DNA includes:
- a CDS encoding lipase family protein produces the protein MKNSYSKLAITFSVAAALAVGTGLPAQAVQNVPAPGLQAEPAVPPFYQTPEALPANNGALIRHEPSVFYLDPLKALKAPATVERIMYRSTDSQGQPMAVTGTVLVPKTTWTGKGERPMVSYAVGTQGLGDQCAPSRKLAAGQEYEGIFIKGLLSRGYAVVVTDYEGLGTEGVHTYLNRASQGQAVLDAARAAQQLGTPGLPTNGPIALAGYSQGGGASASAAELAPAYAPELDLRGAYVGAPPSDLSNVGAYIDGGLYTGFLLYALNGIASGYDLDMTSYLNENGQATLAANQRSCTIEGIADHAFLNTATLTTSGKKLSTTVQVEPLKSILKEQLLANGRKPSVPVLLSQSLLDDAIPYAQARDVAERWCDQGATVAMDTTAGPTHIGGYVAAIPRAFVFLQARFAGHRPVSSCWRL